Proteins from one Panicum virgatum strain AP13 chromosome 7K, P.virgatum_v5, whole genome shotgun sequence genomic window:
- the LOC120642952 gene encoding uncharacterized protein LOC120642952 — protein sequence MDGVEQFMEFVRGQFPTDSEIHCPCRRCLNQTLRPQHEVNDHIHIFGMSLLYTRWVHHGESPDGQVAEFREEEVQPDEYDDGGGIHLGEDDQDHDQADDQDDDHRVTKMISDLYIAVEEDGGTPSFAKVLADGKRSLCPGSAHSRFSFLVRLLYMKSRYRLGNNFFTALLKLLSDAFPQCQFPKSNDEAKKYLRELGIAYESIHVCKNNCVLFRKSEVFDTDYVNLEACPVCDESRWEGGESGRRVPHKVLRHFPLIPRLKRMFAMKRTAEEAQWHKVGRKPVANEMSHPADGESWKDFDRKYQSFAVDARKLRLSLATDGFNPFGNMSTQYSMWPVLVTPLNLPPWECVNSANCFMSLLIPGPSSPGKDFDLFLEPLIEELLALWKGVSTYDVVSGMRRANSVVKRFKRN from the exons ATGGACGGAGTGGAACAGTTCATGGAATTTGTTAGAGGGCAGTTCCCTACAGACAGCGAGATACATTGTCCCTGCCGCAGATGTCTTAATCAAACTTTACGGCCTCAGCATGAAGTGAATGACCATATACACATCTTTGGAATGTCACTTTTGTACACTCGTTGGGTTCATCATGGAGAGTCTCCAGATGGCCAGGTTGCTGAGTTCAGAGAGGAGGAGGTGCAGCCTGATGAATATGATGATGGTGGAGGGATACATTTGGGTGAGGATGACCAAGATCATGACCAAGCTGATGACCAAGATGATGATCACAGAGTCACAAAGATGATATCAGATTTGTACATAGCAGTAGAGGAAGATGGAGGGACTCCAAGTTTTGCCAAAGTTCTTGCCGATGGCAAGCGGTCACTTTGCCCGGGATCAGCGCATTCTAGATTCTCCTTTCTAGTGAGACTTCTCTATATGAAGTCTCGCTATCGACTTGGCAATAACTTTTTTACTGCATTGTTGAAGTTATTGTCCGATGCATTCCCTCAGTGTCAGTTTCCAAAGTCGAATGATGAGGCGAAGAAATATCTTCGTGAATTGGGCATTGCATATGAATCAATCCATGTGTGCAAGAACAATTGTGTTTTGTTTCGTAAGTCTGAGGTGTTTGACACGGATTATGTCAACCTAGAAGCATGCCCAGTTTGTGATGAATCTAGATGGGAAGGTGGTGAGAGTGGCAGGCGGGTTCCTCATAAGGTCTTGAGGCACTTTCCACTTATACCAAGGCTGAAGAGGATGTTTGCCATGAAACGAACTGCTGAGGAGGCCCAGTGGCACAAGGTGGGTAGGAAGCCAGTTGCCAATGAAATGAGCCATCCAGCTGATGGGGAGTCATGGAAGGACTTTGATAGGAAGTATCAATCTTTTGCAGTGGATGCAAGGAAGTTGAGGCTTTCCCTAGCTACAGATGGTTTCAACCCTTTTGGCAACATGAGCACTCAATATAGCATGTGGCCAGTGCTTGTGACACCTCTGAACCTACCACCATGGGAATGTGTCAATTCAGCCAACTGTTTTATGTCTTTGCTCATCCCGGGTCCATCATCTCCTGGAAAAGATTTTGACTTGTTTCTCGAGCCTCTAATTGAAGaattgcttgctctttggaaaGGAGTGTCCACTTATGATGTTGTTAGCG GGATGCGTCGGGCAAATTCAGTAGTAAAGAGGTTCAAGCGGAACTAG